The genomic segment GTGTCGAGCAGGCGTTGGATCCGCGGAACGGGGTCCCCGGTCAACGGGGACAGGACGTCGCAGTGGAAGTCGTGGCCCAACACCGACGCCGCCGACAGCACCCGCACCACCGGCTCGGGCAGCCGGTCGAGCCAGGAACGCACGGTGCGGCGGACGGCGGGGGTGACCGCGGTCGTCGACCCGGTCGTGTACCAGAGCCTGGCCAGCTCGTCGACGAAGGACGGGTTGCCCCCGCTGCGCCGGTGGATACCGGCCACCACGTCGGCATCCGGGGCCTCGCCGGTGACCTCGACGACCAGGTCGCGGACGTGGGGAAGCTCCAGCCCCTTCAACGGGATCACGCGGGCTCGGGCGAACAGCGGCACCAGGGCCGAGTCCGGTTCGGGAGTGGCACACGCACCGAGCAACGTCACCGGCTCGAACCGCGTGTGCCGGGCGAGGAAACTCAGCACCTCGACGGTGGTCCGGTCGGCGTGGTCCAGGTCGTCCAGCGCGATCACGACGGGCTTGCGCCGGGCGAGGTCCACCAAGCCGCTCGCCACCGCGTCCACGCCGTCGCCGGGCGTGCTCGGAACACCCGGCAACGTGCGCAGCAGTCGCGGCCACGTCTGCCCCGCCGAGGACCAGCACGAGCCCGCGGCGACCAGCGCGCCGTCGCGCCGCGCCTGGGCCAACACCACGTCGAGCAGCGCCGACTTGCCGATCCCCGACTCGCCGGTGACGAGCACGAGCCCGCCCTGCTCGATCGCACCACGCACCCGGCCGAGCGGCTCGTCCCGGCCGATCAGTCGCGTCACCTGTCCTGAGTCGTGGTCCATCATCGCGAACGGTGGAGGCACAGCCGTGCGGCATGTCGGAAGTGCCGGGTCGACGGCTTCAGCTCATCTCCTGAGCGACGATCGCGGCCTGCACCCGGGAACGCAGATTGAGTTTGCTCAGCACGTTGGAGACATGGGTCTTCACCGTGGTTTCGGCGATCAGCAACCGGCTGGCGATCTGCGCGTTGGAGAGCCCTTCGCTGAGGCACATGAACACCTCACGCTCCCGCTTGGTCAGTCCGTCGAGGTTGACCGCCGGGGTGGAGGGAGGAGGTGCCGTGGCCGCGAACGTGTTGATCAGCTTGCGGGTGATGACCGGCGACAGCACGCCCTCGCCCTTGGCCACGACCCGCACGGCCTCCACCAGTTTCGGCGCGTCC from the Saccharomonospora azurea NA-128 genome contains:
- a CDS encoding response regulator, which encodes MTIRVLVVDDYGAIRAGLAMILNDAEGICVVGEAADGATAISQTRALRPDVVLMDLRMPGVDGITATRAIVSEGLAQVLVLTTFDLDEDVYNALRAGASGYMLKSVDAPKLVEAVRVVAKGEGVLSPVITRKLINTFAATAPPPSTPAVNLDGLTKREREVFMCLSEGLSNAQIASRLLIAETTVKTHVSNVLSKLNLRSRVQAAIVAQEMS